From Marivirga harenae, one genomic window encodes:
- a CDS encoding sodium:solute symporter yields MSSLDWIILFGTLLLIVGYGVYKTKGSKNIESYLKGDNSMKWWTIGLSIMATQASAITFLSTPGQAYNSGMGFIQFYFGLPLAMIILSIWVLPIFYKLKVYTAYEYLESRFDLKTRVLGAFLFLIQRGLAAGITIYAPAIILSTILGWPLVYTTVVIGSLVIIYTVSGGTKAVSQTQQHQMIVMMGGMIVAGLFVIKLLPEDIGLAEATKLAGHMGKLELINTDLDLENRYTLWTGLLGGLFVALSYFGTDQSQVARYLSGKSLTESRLGLMFNGLLKIPMQFVILFIGALVFVFYQFNQAPVFFNEAAKDEVYLDPVQKEKYQSVEKEYSNLFEEKRRQVQLLSEAQGDEIQVLKQSIAQIHDQENQLREEAKTIIKNTNEDLETTDTDYVFITFVMENLPKGIIGLLLAVIFSAAMSSTASELNALASTSIIDIYKRNIYQNGSERHYLIASKLFTLFWGIVAVLFATFAGLLDNLIQAVNILGSIFYGTILGVFLSGFFIKYIKGNAVFIGALVAQAVVLYFYFFSEMAYLWFNLLGCGIVIMTGLVYQFFKNR; encoded by the coding sequence ATGAGCTCATTAGATTGGATAATTCTTTTCGGAACGCTCTTGCTTATAGTGGGCTATGGCGTTTACAAAACCAAAGGAAGTAAAAATATAGAATCCTATTTGAAAGGAGATAACAGTATGAAATGGTGGACTATTGGGTTGTCCATCATGGCTACTCAAGCCAGTGCTATCACCTTCTTGTCTACCCCAGGGCAAGCTTATAACAGTGGGATGGGCTTTATTCAGTTTTACTTTGGTTTGCCCCTAGCCATGATAATTTTGAGCATCTGGGTTTTACCAATTTTCTATAAATTAAAAGTATACACTGCTTATGAATACTTAGAATCCCGTTTTGATTTGAAAACTAGGGTTTTGGGTGCTTTTCTTTTCCTTATCCAGAGAGGATTAGCAGCTGGAATTACAATATATGCTCCTGCAATTATACTTTCTACTATTTTAGGTTGGCCTCTAGTCTATACCACTGTAGTGATAGGCTCATTAGTAATTATTTATACCGTAAGTGGTGGTACAAAAGCAGTAAGTCAAACCCAACAACATCAGATGATTGTGATGATGGGAGGGATGATTGTGGCCGGTTTATTTGTAATAAAACTACTACCTGAGGACATTGGTTTAGCAGAAGCGACCAAATTAGCAGGTCATATGGGGAAGCTGGAATTAATCAATACTGACCTGGATTTGGAAAATCGGTATACTCTCTGGACAGGATTGCTCGGAGGATTATTTGTTGCTTTATCATATTTTGGAACCGATCAGTCCCAAGTGGCTCGGTATCTTTCGGGTAAGTCATTAACAGAGAGTAGATTAGGGTTGATGTTTAACGGGTTATTGAAAATCCCTATGCAATTTGTAATTCTATTTATTGGAGCATTGGTTTTTGTATTTTATCAATTTAATCAAGCCCCAGTTTTCTTCAATGAAGCTGCAAAAGATGAAGTGTACCTAGATCCTGTACAAAAAGAAAAATATCAATCTGTAGAAAAAGAGTACTCCAATCTATTTGAAGAAAAGAGAAGACAAGTGCAATTATTGTCTGAAGCTCAAGGAGATGAAATTCAAGTACTGAAGCAAAGTATAGCTCAAATTCATGACCAAGAGAATCAACTTCGAGAAGAAGCTAAAACTATAATTAAAAATACAAATGAAGATTTGGAGACAACTGATACAGACTATGTTTTCATTACTTTCGTGATGGAAAACTTGCCCAAGGGAATTATAGGTCTTTTGTTGGCAGTCATTTTTTCTGCTGCTATGTCTTCTACTGCCTCCGAGCTAAACGCCTTGGCTTCCACGAGCATAATTGATATTTATAAACGTAATATTTATCAAAATGGTAGTGAAAGGCATTACTTAATCGCCTCAAAGCTTTTTACACTATTTTGGGGAATTGTAGCAGTATTATTTGCCACTTTTGCTGGATTATTGGATAATCTTATTCAAGCAGTAAATATCCTCGGATCAATATTTTATGGAACTATTTTGGGCGTATTCTTATCCGGTTTCTTTATTAAATATATTAAAGGTAATGCTGTTTTTATCGGGGCTCTGGTGGCTCAAGCTGTCGTATTGTATTTTTATTTTTTTAGTGAAATGGCATATTTATGGTTCAATCTCCTTGGTTGTGGGATTGTGATTATGACTGGACTAGTTTATCAATTTTTTAAGAATAGGTGA
- a CDS encoding OmpA family protein, with protein MKINLFSFLISLLFSFNGLTQDPELAKIYMDQADQVYAEAKDAIEIAKDIYVQATEADTMNIRANYMAGKLFLETVNRDYSTKYFERVKRMDPKYRFNIDYLLGRGYQYGLEFEKALSHFDLYKRRLQANKSYRGGDKTSIYDVNDRIEECRNAKEIIGMPSSYTIENVGKDVNSTWPDYAPVLNEEETVMIFTSRRQEENTNENVDKDNFYFEDIYISKRKGVTWGKAKNIGQNINTPYHDSNLFLSSNGKTLYIYSDEGNGDIYYATEGADEQWSKPKPIQGRINSQGFAEQSIWVSEDGEFMMFASNRPGGFGGFDIYGCYKEEGQWKRPFNMGPQINTKEDEDGPYMAKDGITIYFSSKGHKGFGGFDVFTSKYDPKTENWIKPENLGYPVNTVDDEVYFHPTSDGERGYLASVREEGLGFTDIYMVKHVGDLGITARDRIAKLKKTDNQFVTDEELEIKKLIDSVLNISAYQVYFDVNSTDILERHEAKLMDMSKFLKSHQNLGIQISAFASSDGNPKYNYELSNKRAQSVLEFFVSQGIEEDRLAARGFGVLSGGSEDRSRKAEVKILDLSKFDE; from the coding sequence ATGAAAATAAACTTATTTTCTTTTTTGATTTCGCTCCTCTTTAGCTTTAATGGCTTGACGCAAGACCCTGAGTTGGCAAAAATTTATATGGACCAGGCGGATCAGGTTTATGCGGAAGCAAAAGATGCAATAGAAATAGCGAAAGATATCTACGTTCAGGCCACAGAAGCTGATACCATGAATATTAGAGCTAATTATATGGCTGGCAAGCTGTTTTTAGAAACAGTTAACAGAGATTACTCTACTAAGTATTTTGAAAGGGTCAAAAGGATGGATCCTAAATACAGGTTTAATATAGATTATCTTCTTGGGCGTGGATATCAGTACGGCTTAGAATTTGAAAAAGCATTATCGCATTTTGATCTCTATAAAAGGAGACTACAAGCTAATAAAAGTTATCGTGGCGGAGATAAGACATCAATTTATGATGTTAATGACAGAATTGAAGAATGTAGGAATGCTAAGGAAATCATTGGTATGCCTTCCTCCTATACGATTGAAAATGTGGGAAAGGATGTAAATTCTACCTGGCCTGATTATGCCCCTGTTTTAAATGAAGAAGAAACCGTCATGATTTTCACATCACGAAGGCAGGAGGAAAATACGAATGAAAATGTGGATAAAGACAATTTTTATTTTGAAGACATTTACATCTCGAAGAGAAAAGGTGTGACTTGGGGTAAAGCAAAAAATATAGGTCAAAATATTAATACACCTTATCATGATTCAAATTTGTTTTTAAGTAGTAATGGCAAAACTCTTTATATTTATTCAGATGAAGGGAATGGAGATATTTATTATGCAACTGAGGGTGCAGATGAACAATGGAGTAAACCTAAGCCAATACAAGGCCGAATCAACTCTCAAGGATTTGCGGAACAATCAATTTGGGTTTCTGAAGACGGGGAATTTATGATGTTTGCTTCAAACCGACCAGGTGGTTTTGGTGGCTTTGATATTTACGGCTGCTATAAAGAGGAAGGGCAATGGAAAAGACCTTTTAACATGGGACCCCAAATCAATACTAAAGAAGATGAAGATGGGCCATATATGGCGAAAGATGGGATTACAATATATTTTAGTAGCAAAGGCCATAAAGGTTTTGGCGGGTTTGATGTATTTACTTCTAAATATGATCCGAAAACAGAGAACTGGATTAAGCCAGAGAATTTGGGTTACCCAGTAAACACGGTGGACGATGAGGTGTATTTCCATCCTACCTCTGATGGCGAAAGAGGGTACCTAGCATCGGTTAGAGAAGAAGGACTGGGGTTTACGGATATATATATGGTTAAGCATGTGGGAGATTTAGGTATTACGGCTAGGGATAGAATTGCTAAATTGAAGAAAACGGATAATCAATTTGTGACCGATGAAGAATTAGAGATAAAAAAATTAATAGACTCAGTATTAAACATTTCAGCTTATCAGGTTTACTTTGATGTTAATTCTACGGATATTTTAGAAAGGCATGAAGCAAAATTAATGGATATGAGCAAATTTCTCAAATCCCATCAAAATTTAGGTATTCAAATATCTGCATTTGCTTCATCTGATGGAAATCCCAAATATAATTATGAGTTGTCCAATAAGAGAGCGCAGTCAGTGCTCGAATTTTTCGTAAGCCAAGGAATAGAGGAAGATAGATTAGCAGCTCGCGGCTTTGGAGTCCTCTCTGGTGGAAGTGAAGATAGATCTCGTAAAGCGGAAGTTAAAATTTTAGATCTTTCCAAATTTGATGAATGA
- a CDS encoding DUF2911 domain-containing protein, with protein sequence MKRSVLLFTLSILIIGTVELKAQIEIPQPSPKAKVETTVGLTDVSISYFRPSVKGRQVFGAGNDFLQPYGVLWRAGANNGTVLDLSTDAVIAGNKVEAGKYLVLMTPGENEWEFILYSDLSLGGNVGNFDESKQVISVIQKAEKLDEAVETLTYQISDISATNKSANIHFEWENVSVKIPFEVTYDDKVMAQIQQYTRVSPGNLITAANYYYTNDKDLNQALEWINTYLAEGKNSDQFWNLHLKAQVLAKMGNKKEAKKVAEKSIELAKKNSSGDFGYVKRNQDLIDSL encoded by the coding sequence ATGAAAAGATCAGTATTACTATTTACTCTATCTATTTTAATAATAGGTACGGTTGAGCTAAAAGCCCAAATTGAAATCCCGCAGCCTTCACCTAAAGCAAAGGTCGAAACAACAGTTGGATTAACAGATGTCTCCATAAGCTATTTTAGACCTAGTGTTAAAGGTCGTCAAGTTTTTGGAGCGGGAAATGATTTTCTTCAGCCCTACGGAGTTCTATGGAGAGCTGGAGCTAATAACGGGACAGTGTTAGACCTAAGCACTGATGCCGTGATAGCTGGAAATAAAGTTGAGGCTGGAAAATATTTGGTTTTAATGACTCCAGGCGAAAATGAATGGGAATTTATACTTTACAGTGATCTCTCTTTAGGGGGTAACGTAGGTAATTTTGATGAATCCAAACAAGTTATTTCAGTAATTCAAAAAGCAGAAAAATTAGATGAAGCTGTTGAAACTTTGACCTATCAAATATCAGATATTTCTGCAACTAATAAGTCAGCAAACATTCATTTCGAATGGGAGAATGTAAGTGTAAAGATTCCATTTGAAGTAACATACGATGATAAAGTAATGGCTCAAATACAGCAATATACTAGAGTAAGCCCAGGAAACTTAATTACAGCTGCTAATTACTATTACACAAATGACAAAGATCTAAACCAAGCATTGGAATGGATTAATACGTACCTGGCTGAAGGGAAAAATAGTGATCAATTTTGGAATTTGCACCTAAAGGCTCAGGTCCTAGCGAAAATGGGAAATAAAAAGGAAGCAAAGAAAGTAGCTGAAAAATCAATAGAGTTGGCTAAAAAGAACAGTTCCGGTGACTTCGGATATGTAAAAAGAAATCAAGATTTAATTGACTCTTTATAA
- a CDS encoding DNA-3-methyladenine glycosylase, with amino-acid sequence MKVTKKRLGRTFFTNPDVVGVAQALLGKVICSNIDGIYCEAMITETEAYSGLMDKACHAHLGKFTKRSSTMYQEGGTAYIYLCYGIHNLLNIVTNNAGKADAVLIRAIEPIRGTNIMMERRNTDKITPLAFSGPGKLCKALAIDKSYNGVDLVNNDDLFIAEGNNSIDKIVKTTRIGIDYAEEDALLPWRFYIYGNKFISQP; translated from the coding sequence ATGAAAGTTACAAAAAAAAGACTAGGTAGAACATTTTTTACAAATCCAGATGTGGTTGGTGTAGCACAAGCCTTACTTGGTAAAGTAATTTGCAGCAATATTGACGGGATATATTGTGAAGCTATGATTACTGAGACAGAGGCATATTCCGGATTGATGGACAAAGCATGTCACGCTCATTTGGGAAAATTCACGAAACGAAGCTCAACAATGTATCAAGAGGGAGGTACTGCATATATTTATTTATGCTATGGTATTCATAATTTATTAAATATTGTCACGAACAATGCAGGAAAAGCTGATGCAGTATTGATACGGGCAATTGAACCTATTAGAGGAACTAATATCATGATGGAAAGAAGGAATACCGATAAAATAACTCCCCTAGCTTTTTCCGGTCCAGGTAAATTATGCAAAGCTCTGGCAATAGATAAATCCTATAATGGGGTTGATCTCGTAAATAATGATGATTTATTTATAGCGGAGGGCAACAATAGTATAGATAAAATTGTGAAAACTACACGAATTGGTATTGATTATGCGGAGGAGGATGCTTTATTACCTTGGAGGTTTTACATTTATGGAAATAAATTTATTAGTCAGCCGTAA
- a CDS encoding universal stress protein, translating to MDRFLCPVDFSAYSLNALEYASKLLQIRKGSMTLIHIFSEKEFLHSLEDEKSSFDNLKQHAKEKLSTLAEEIEKEYEFECDFVLSIGDINNSISQYASKHGYDLIIMGTQGNGYSRKTIIGSRTLRTVENSTIPVLTVPLDADFTNWNSVVYASDYSEHDKITMQKLVSFVYSFRSRIRFVHVSHSKNVMNEKSYEEFKTELSSFLGYDKISYYLKEYKKDISSGIEEFVNEQQGDVLVLLKRKRNFFEKLLGNSVSTEITYLSTHPLLIYQEKDN from the coding sequence ATGGATAGATTCTTGTGCCCAGTAGATTTTTCAGCTTATTCCCTTAATGCATTAGAGTATGCTTCAAAACTTTTGCAAATCAGAAAAGGAAGTATGACACTCATCCATATTTTTTCTGAAAAAGAATTTCTTCATTCATTGGAAGATGAAAAATCTAGTTTTGATAATTTGAAGCAACATGCCAAGGAAAAATTGAGTACGTTAGCAGAAGAAATTGAAAAAGAGTATGAGTTTGAATGTGATTTTGTTCTTTCTATAGGAGATATAAATAACTCTATTAGTCAGTATGCCTCTAAGCATGGGTATGATTTAATCATCATGGGAACGCAAGGAAACGGGTATAGTCGCAAAACCATAATAGGGAGTAGGACTTTGAGAACTGTTGAAAATTCTACAATCCCTGTATTGACAGTTCCACTAGATGCAGATTTTACAAATTGGAATTCTGTGGTGTATGCTTCTGATTACTCTGAACATGACAAAATCACCATGCAGAAATTAGTTAGTTTTGTTTATTCCTTTCGAAGCAGGATTCGCTTTGTACACGTAAGCCATTCTAAGAATGTGATGAATGAAAAAAGCTACGAGGAATTTAAGACTGAGTTATCTAGCTTCTTAGGTTATGATAAAATTAGTTACTATTTAAAGGAATACAAGAAAGATATAAGCAGTGGAATAGAAGAGTTTGTTAATGAACAACAGGGAGATGTTCTTGTTTTACTGAAGCGAAAAAGGAATTTCTTTGAAAAATTGCTGGGGAATAGTGTATCAACAGAAATTACATATTTAAGCACCCATCCTCTTTTAATCTATCAGGAGAAGGACAATTAA
- a CDS encoding OmpA family protein has translation MRLSLMFFIMFHSIGFLCKGQEKPVIIDSLESIYDDIAPVLSADEKTMYFTKKNHPQNAGGERDLGDIWFSKKIDGEWVVAQRLRGPVNNTNYNAVIGITPDDNIMYVVGNYKNPRKGGVSYSRRIGENWSEPQPVDIPYYKNKSEHLSGSLSKDGKIMVLSLESFATRGNEDIYYTFRKSIDEWTELRNLGVDINTEAQELTPYLASDNKTLFFSSNGRGGKGSRDVFYTKRRDATWTTWSEVVNLASVNSEGADWYFKLIDDGENALLVNTVNSIGLGNILKTKTPNQVVIEPEPEKSMTASSQSVLALNTTSNKNNATVREKIQVQFEVVDGFTGSQLKPQLLIKGVNEMSKSSYSEIVMGRTSSYKTKLFKDSIYTVDISVDGYLDDLQTIKTDTINANQTIRLELISLEEGTTIQLKSVLFQRGTADILDGSFEELDRVYSMLKKNPKIEIELSGHTDNTGSAKLNIELSQKRSDRIKDYLVEKGVEAGRLESKGYGGARPIASNKSEATRKLNRRVEFTIIKI, from the coding sequence ATGCGATTAAGCTTAATGTTTTTCATCATGTTTCATTCCATTGGTTTCCTTTGTAAGGGTCAAGAGAAACCTGTTATTATTGATTCATTGGAAAGCATTTATGACGATATAGCCCCAGTGTTGTCAGCAGATGAAAAGACAATGTATTTCACAAAAAAGAATCATCCACAGAATGCTGGGGGAGAAAGAGACTTGGGTGATATTTGGTTCAGCAAAAAAATTGATGGGGAATGGGTTGTTGCTCAAAGGCTTAGAGGACCTGTGAACAATACAAATTATAATGCTGTAATTGGAATCACTCCTGACGACAATATTATGTATGTTGTAGGAAATTATAAAAATCCTAGAAAGGGTGGAGTTTCATATTCAAGGAGAATTGGGGAGAATTGGAGTGAACCTCAACCAGTGGACATTCCCTATTACAAAAACAAATCCGAGCATTTATCAGGAAGTCTTAGCAAGGATGGAAAAATAATGGTTTTAAGCCTTGAAAGTTTTGCTACCAGAGGAAACGAAGATATATACTATACTTTCAGAAAATCAATTGATGAATGGACTGAATTAAGGAATTTGGGAGTTGACATCAATACAGAGGCTCAAGAATTAACACCCTATTTAGCCTCCGATAACAAAACATTGTTTTTTAGTTCAAATGGAAGAGGTGGAAAAGGTAGCAGAGATGTTTTTTACACGAAAAGGAGGGATGCCACTTGGACTACTTGGTCAGAAGTCGTAAATCTTGCGAGTGTAAATTCAGAGGGAGCAGATTGGTACTTTAAACTTATTGATGATGGGGAAAATGCTCTTTTAGTTAATACTGTTAATAGTATTGGTTTAGGTAATATTTTGAAAACAAAAACGCCAAACCAGGTGGTAATTGAGCCTGAGCCTGAAAAAAGTATGACAGCTTCTTCGCAATCAGTTTTGGCTTTAAATACTACTTCAAACAAGAATAATGCTACAGTTCGTGAGAAAATTCAAGTACAATTTGAAGTGGTTGATGGCTTCACGGGCAGTCAACTAAAACCTCAATTACTCATCAAAGGGGTCAACGAAATGAGTAAAAGCTCATATTCCGAAATAGTTATGGGGAGAACCTCATCCTACAAGACCAAATTATTTAAGGATTCTATTTACACCGTGGATATTTCTGTTGATGGTTACTTAGACGACTTGCAGACGATCAAAACAGATACTATCAATGCAAATCAAACGATCAGGTTGGAACTAATTAGTTTAGAAGAAGGGACAACCATCCAGCTTAAAAGTGTTCTTTTTCAAAGAGGCACTGCCGATATTTTGGATGGTTCATTCGAAGAACTGGATCGCGTGTATAGCATGCTTAAAAAGAATCCAAAAATTGAGATCGAACTTTCAGGTCACACTGATAATACTGGTAGTGCAAAATTAAATATTGAACTGTCGCAGAAAAGATCAGATAGGATTAAGGATTATTTAGTTGAGAAAGGGGTGGAAGCTGGTAGATTAGAAAGTAAAGGATATGGTGGTGCTCGACCAATCGCTAGTAATAAATCAGAGGCTACCCGTAAGTTGAACCGCAGGGTTGAATTCACTATCATTAAAATTTAA
- a CDS encoding TetR/AcrR family transcriptional regulator produces the protein MANEGISLRERKSAKLKLLILSIAKTMLRQQNFQDIHVTELCKKAGISKVTFFRYFPQKEDLLLYFMRVWAFELSMELQKNDIKGIKAVKLIFDRYGNLCENYHSVILHLIKYHAVSPLVLKPISIKKAEKLLLFPHEEEIQNMEVLAFDKLLEKYMLEAIFQTEVTKSSDVSEMVSMLLTTTYGSILVAKMRQLPVKAVLKKNVNAVLETY, from the coding sequence ATGGCTAATGAGGGGATAAGTTTAAGGGAAAGGAAGTCAGCTAAATTGAAATTACTGATATTATCAATTGCCAAAACAATGCTTAGGCAACAAAATTTCCAAGATATTCACGTGACTGAACTCTGTAAAAAGGCGGGAATATCAAAGGTTACATTTTTTAGGTATTTCCCCCAGAAAGAAGATCTTCTCTTGTATTTTATGCGAGTATGGGCTTTTGAGCTCAGCATGGAGTTACAAAAGAATGATATTAAAGGTATTAAAGCCGTAAAACTAATATTTGATCGTTATGGTAATTTATGTGAAAATTATCATTCCGTAATCCTACACCTAATAAAGTACCATGCGGTCTCGCCATTGGTTTTAAAACCCATTAGTATAAAGAAAGCTGAAAAACTATTGCTTTTTCCACACGAAGAAGAAATCCAAAATATGGAGGTATTGGCATTTGATAAATTATTAGAGAAGTATATGCTTGAAGCCATATTCCAAACCGAAGTAACCAAAAGCTCAGATGTTTCAGAAATGGTAAGCATGCTGCTGACTACAACTTATGGGTCAATATTGGTGGCTAAAATGAGACAGTTACCAGTTAAGGCAGTTTTAAAGAAAAATGTAAATGCTGTTCTAGAAACTTACTGA
- a CDS encoding deoxyhypusine synthase family protein: protein MKITEFLRHNYRHFNAAALIDAADGYKNHVESGKKMMVTLAGAMSTAELGISFAEMIRQDKVQIISCTGANLEEDLMNLVAHSHYERVPNYRDLTPQQEWDLLEKGLNRVTDTCIPEEEAFRRLQQHIFQIWKDAEEKGERYFPHEFMYKLIRSGVLEQYYEIDPKNSWMLAAAEKDLPIIVPGWEDSTMGNIFASYCVKGELKPSTMKSGIEYMTFLADWYKKNAGTEGVGFFQIGGGIAGDFPICVVPMLYQDLEYTDVPFWSYFCQISDSTTSYGSYSGAVPNEKITWGKLDIDTPKFIVESDATIVAPLIFAIVLGQ, encoded by the coding sequence ATGAAAATCACAGAGTTTTTAAGACATAACTATAGACATTTTAATGCGGCTGCTTTAATTGATGCAGCGGATGGATATAAGAATCATGTAGAATCAGGCAAGAAAATGATGGTAACCTTAGCTGGAGCTATGTCCACAGCTGAGTTAGGGATTTCCTTTGCTGAAATGATCCGGCAAGACAAAGTGCAGATAATCAGTTGTACGGGAGCTAATTTGGAAGAAGATTTAATGAATTTAGTAGCTCACAGCCATTACGAAAGAGTACCAAATTATAGAGACTTAACCCCCCAGCAAGAGTGGGATTTGTTGGAAAAAGGGCTAAATAGAGTGACTGATACTTGCATACCTGAAGAGGAAGCTTTTAGAAGATTACAACAACACATATTTCAAATATGGAAAGACGCTGAAGAAAAAGGGGAGCGTTATTTTCCACATGAATTTATGTATAAATTGATTCGTTCTGGTGTTTTAGAACAGTACTATGAAATTGACCCTAAAAATAGCTGGATGTTAGCTGCAGCAGAGAAGGACCTACCGATTATAGTTCCTGGATGGGAAGATAGCACAATGGGGAATATTTTTGCTAGCTACTGTGTAAAAGGAGAGCTTAAACCCTCAACAATGAAATCTGGAATTGAATACATGACTTTCTTAGCAGATTGGTATAAGAAGAATGCTGGAACAGAAGGAGTTGGATTCTTTCAAATAGGAGGGGGTATAGCAGGTGACTTTCCGATTTGTGTAGTTCCTATGCTTTATCAAGATTTAGAATACACAGATGTTCCGTTTTGGAGTTACTTTTGCCAAATCTCTGACTCAACTACTAGCTATGGCTCATACTCTGGAGCGGTTCCTAATGAGAAAATTACATGGGGTAAATTAGATATTGATACTCCTAAGTTTATTGTTGAATCAGATGCAACTATAGTGGCACCGTTGATCTTTGCCATCGTGTTGGGGCAGTAA